A genomic window from Agreia sp. COWG includes:
- a CDS encoding LPXTG cell wall anchor domain-containing protein: MIRRTSRSARLVTAAALAAVLAVGFTATAANAATTETATTAIAAPAASGATTASTTPATTATPAAPANSAFGVQMLDSDGETLQASTPLAEWTAGDTVTQSAASTGDLYKLNTTQTAGLVSRAASDGARSTIASGTFQLRDRVPVAFTGLTSECTADGSSTVSFDTLTVNGVDALDPARIAAGYTVDLPDSPTWGPTKLYIGERTTDASGRAQTTALRIEAEAGSSEIWRVKLGQVDCTHAAPATTPALVSGITVTAPNGTPIVAGEPSLAASGTKTDATFSAKAPPIAATGVTVSRTDDSAAKVSIDSFTQVPDTSSIGEYMWSAFRVYGLALDVAADGSSVVSFPGSNSGLFVNGVWINTGTDLYTGLDAQGTPRVTVRFNERVTQPDGSVLITAVHYTDLTGAYPSVALGTVRWSAPSTAPTPDPEPTPQPEPPLPSRYAYALSASGPSVVSPVALVTPDAAAAAAAAASASSASASSSTSASSTASASESEKAPNTAANSDVTASDAGTLGAAQLEVATVTDGVAGQISASGARASNAAGTATAEVDSLALYPGSSLAVSLSNIRVAVTKTGATMTTGGGTVAGQTIAAGAIAPNTVVQLPGRSAVITLNLQKGAAADFSVTGVDVNDSLGLGARVRVAAITADAPDVPTPVGGGSGTNPGPGSSGGGSSAGGSSDGGSSAAGSGELGNGAIGQNFVSPQASSARPLANTGMSTAPLAVAAALSVLALAAGVGVLGARRRRRRSSAS, translated from the coding sequence ATGATTCGACGCACCTCCCGCTCCGCGCGGCTCGTGACCGCGGCGGCCCTCGCCGCCGTGCTCGCCGTCGGCTTCACGGCGACCGCCGCGAACGCAGCGACAACGGAGACCGCGACGACCGCGATCGCCGCACCCGCGGCATCCGGCGCCACCACCGCGAGTACGACACCCGCCACGACCGCTACCCCGGCCGCCCCGGCGAACAGCGCCTTCGGGGTGCAGATGCTCGACTCCGACGGAGAGACGCTGCAGGCCTCCACTCCGCTCGCCGAGTGGACCGCGGGCGACACGGTCACGCAGAGCGCCGCGAGCACCGGCGACCTCTACAAGCTGAACACCACGCAGACCGCGGGGCTCGTCTCGCGGGCCGCGTCTGACGGGGCGCGCTCGACGATCGCGTCGGGAACGTTCCAGCTGCGCGACCGCGTGCCCGTGGCGTTCACCGGACTCACCTCCGAGTGCACCGCCGACGGATCGAGCACCGTCTCGTTCGACACCCTCACCGTGAACGGCGTCGACGCGCTCGACCCCGCGCGCATCGCCGCCGGCTACACCGTCGACCTGCCCGACTCGCCCACGTGGGGGCCCACCAAGCTCTACATCGGCGAGCGCACCACGGATGCGTCGGGTCGCGCCCAGACCACCGCCTTGCGCATCGAGGCGGAGGCGGGGTCGTCGGAGATCTGGCGCGTCAAGCTCGGCCAGGTCGACTGCACCCATGCGGCACCGGCCACCACTCCGGCGCTCGTGTCGGGCATCACCGTGACCGCCCCGAACGGCACGCCGATCGTGGCGGGCGAGCCCAGCCTCGCGGCCTCGGGAACCAAGACCGACGCGACGTTCTCTGCCAAGGCTCCGCCGATCGCGGCGACCGGCGTCACCGTCAGCCGCACCGACGACAGCGCGGCCAAGGTCTCGATCGACAGCTTCACGCAGGTGCCCGACACCTCGTCGATCGGCGAGTACATGTGGTCGGCGTTCCGCGTCTACGGGCTCGCCCTCGACGTGGCCGCCGACGGCAGTTCCGTCGTGTCGTTCCCCGGATCGAACTCGGGGCTCTTCGTGAACGGGGTCTGGATCAACACCGGCACCGACCTCTACACGGGCCTCGACGCGCAGGGCACCCCGCGCGTGACCGTGCGCTTCAACGAGCGGGTCACCCAGCCCGACGGCAGCGTGCTCATCACGGCCGTGCACTACACCGACCTGACCGGTGCCTACCCGTCGGTCGCGCTCGGAACGGTTCGCTGGTCGGCACCCAGCACGGCGCCCACGCCCGACCCGGAGCCCACTCCCCAGCCCGAGCCGCCGCTGCCGAGCCGTTACGCCTACGCGCTGAGCGCATCCGGCCCGTCGGTCGTGTCGCCCGTTGCCCTCGTGACACCGGATGCCGCTGCCGCGGCCGCGGCCGCCGCGAGCGCCTCGTCCGCCTCGGCGAGTTCGTCCACCTCGGCGAGTTCGACCGCCAGCGCGAGCGAGAGCGAGAAGGCGCCGAACACGGCGGCGAACTCCGACGTGACCGCCTCTGACGCCGGCACCCTCGGAGCCGCCCAGCTCGAGGTCGCGACGGTGACCGACGGGGTCGCCGGTCAGATCTCGGCGAGCGGGGCACGCGCATCCAATGCCGCAGGCACGGCGACCGCCGAGGTCGACTCGCTGGCGCTCTACCCGGGGTCGAGTCTGGCGGTGTCGCTCAGCAACATCCGCGTGGCGGTCACGAAGACCGGCGCGACCATGACCACCGGCGGCGGAACCGTTGCAGGCCAGACCATCGCCGCGGGCGCGATCGCACCCAACACGGTGGTGCAGCTGCCCGGACGATCCGCCGTGATCACGCTGAACCTGCAGAAGGGCGCGGCCGCCGACTTCTCTGTCACCGGCGTCGACGTGAACGATTCGCTCGGCCTGGGCGCGCGGGTGCGGGTGGCCGCGATCACGGCCGACGCACCGGATGTCCCCACTCCCGTCGGTGGCGGAAGCGGCACCAACCCGGGGCCTGGCTCGTCAGGCGGTGGCTCGTCGGCTGGTGGCTCGTCGGATGGCGGTTCG
- a CDS encoding MerR family transcriptional regulator: MRIGELAAATGSTPRLLRYYEEQGLLRPERGPNGYREYGEHLVAKVLRIRELIAVGMPSALILEILPCFENDDTIYQVTPSAEILERLLVHRERLDAKLGCIRSSRDAIDVYLDRVGGIRV, encoded by the coding sequence ATGCGCATCGGCGAACTGGCGGCGGCGACCGGGAGCACTCCGAGACTGCTGCGGTACTACGAGGAGCAGGGATTGCTGCGCCCGGAACGCGGCCCGAACGGGTACCGCGAGTACGGAGAACATCTCGTCGCGAAGGTGCTACGGATTCGCGAGCTGATCGCCGTCGGCATGCCGAGTGCGCTCATCCTGGAGATTTTGCCGTGCTTCGAGAACGACGACACGATCTACCAGGTGACGCCGTCGGCGGAGATCTTGGAACGACTCCTTGTGCACCGCGAACGCCTCGATGCGAAGCTCGGGTGCATCCGCTCGAGCAGGGATGCGATCGATGTCTACCTCGATCGGGTCGGGGGCATCCGGGTCTGA
- a CDS encoding helix-turn-helix domain-containing protein, whose product MSPVDPTRSTLTSAASMRVLAHPTRLRLLGLLRERGPQTAAQLGDVVDEAPGTVSYHLAKLASIELIEAAEPQSSDKRERWWKATTALTSWDTAQLLDDPEKAAASSVLQKSIGQAYAARYSDYVDSLPSLPREWVKAGASSDRTLRLTVDELAAMNAELEALIARWEMASATHDASGDAVGGGGAGNDATSSEATGSGASGAAASGVESVVVVYQAYRRP is encoded by the coding sequence ATGAGCCCCGTCGATCCCACCCGCAGCACGCTGACGTCCGCCGCCTCGATGCGGGTCCTGGCGCATCCGACTCGGCTGCGGTTGCTGGGGCTGCTGCGGGAGCGCGGGCCGCAGACCGCGGCGCAGCTCGGCGATGTTGTCGACGAGGCTCCGGGCACGGTCAGCTATCACCTGGCGAAGCTGGCATCCATCGAGCTGATCGAGGCGGCCGAGCCGCAGAGTTCTGACAAGAGGGAGCGCTGGTGGAAGGCCACGACCGCGCTGACGAGCTGGGACACGGCGCAGCTGCTCGATGATCCTGAGAAGGCCGCCGCCTCGTCTGTGTTGCAGAAGTCGATCGGGCAGGCGTATGCCGCTCGATACTCCGACTACGTGGATTCGCTGCCGTCGCTGCCCCGCGAGTGGGTCAAGGCTGGCGCGAGTTCTGACCGCACGCTGAGGCTCACGGTCGACGAGCTGGCCGCCATGAACGCGGAGCTCGAGGCGCTGATCGCCCGCTGGGAAATGGCGAGCGCGACGCACGACGCATCCGGTGATGCGGTTGGCGGCGGCGGGGCCGGCAACGACGCGACCAGCAGCGAGGCCACGGGCAGCGGGGCGAGCGGCGCCGCGGCATCCGGCGTCGAATCGGTGGTCGTGGTCTACCAGGCGTATCGCCGGCCGTGA
- a CDS encoding SDR family NAD(P)-dependent oxidoreductase, which yields MNQIDSLPAEIRPPEANTVALVTGANSGIGFAIARQLLERGVSVWIGARDLGKGERSATELGPGAHAVQLDVTDEASVAAAVGQVGELDILVNNAGVNPGGDDIAGTSLDQLRAAYETNVFGLISVTQAFLPALTRSAHPRIVNISSGTGSLTWSSGPNPQFDRRVAKGGGLAYRSSKTAVNAVTVLTAESLGDAFKVNALAPGLRRTNLVAGMSVGGDPVEAATGAVRLALLPDDGPTGALWSWDGTRAPW from the coding sequence ATGAATCAGATCGACAGTCTTCCCGCAGAAATCCGCCCACCCGAGGCGAACACGGTGGCGCTGGTCACCGGGGCGAACAGCGGCATCGGCTTCGCCATCGCGCGGCAGTTGCTCGAGCGCGGGGTCAGCGTGTGGATCGGAGCGCGCGATCTCGGCAAGGGCGAACGCTCTGCGACCGAGCTCGGCCCCGGCGCACACGCCGTGCAACTCGATGTCACCGACGAGGCATCGGTCGCCGCAGCGGTGGGCCAGGTCGGTGAGCTCGACATCCTGGTGAACAACGCGGGCGTGAATCCCGGCGGCGACGACATCGCGGGCACCAGCCTCGACCAGCTGCGCGCCGCCTACGAGACGAATGTCTTCGGCCTCATCTCTGTGACCCAGGCCTTTCTTCCCGCCCTGACCAGATCGGCACACCCGCGCATCGTCAACATCTCGAGTGGCACCGGATCACTGACCTGGTCGAGCGGCCCCAACCCGCAGTTCGACCGGCGAGTCGCCAAGGGTGGAGGCCTGGCCTACCGCAGCTCGAAGACCGCGGTCAACGCGGTCACGGTACTCACGGCCGAATCCCTCGGCGACGCGTTCAAGGTCAACGCCCTGGCTCCAGGCCTGCGCCGAACGAACCTCGTCGCCGGCATGAGCGTCGGCGGCGATCCCGTCGAGGCCGCCACGGGGGCGGTGCGCCTCGCGCTACTGCCAGACGACGGACCCACCGGAGCCCTCTGGTCGTGGGACGGCACCCGCGCGCCCTGGTAA
- a CDS encoding S8 family serine peptidase, giving the protein MRSLRSPGSVMSASTFLIVGVVCAGILTACASAPSDDRHSLPDTAPDWAKSAAASSDTAAPNGTTSAVVLFTENADAASISAARTWLITAGLDLGKQHDSVHSQSISGSYDDFARAFSTTFATTDIHGRTAVVPTTDLSVPADLTAIETVAGLVSTDAMQPTLVDSSATSASATETAHATATTAAAPATAPTTAPTAPTTSPITSDDCAAYWGQTLSSEWPASVSVEHRSNALCGYGPQQLRAIHQLPADATGTGATIAIVGVFDDATVEANTDAYFSKAGAQPLRDGQYTHHAPANPDNTRCGGPSSWTVEQHLDVQAVHAMAPDANIVYWGSDTCDAQSLYLRLLDAVENGTPENGTPDVISLSFGAPEELDTAADRTLLTRVLVEGASRGISIFASTGNDGDYSQAGDHQDGTEVASPASSPYVTAVGGMSIGLNADNSVAVEAGWETQTRFARNGAIVPPGFIYGAGGGESAYYDRPSWQRDTIAQPGTKRLLPDVASLSDPNTGFIVNAPSNGVVSAEPHGGTSLATPMVASMVAIAKVRSGSHVGLATPSLYALSGSTAITDVQPASAATWFRRAPSTGALWLETLYLWDTKPQSLQSGPGWDRVTGLGIPRGTAFLDQFGAQK; this is encoded by the coding sequence ATGCGCTCTTTGCGTTCCCCCGGGTCGGTGATGTCTGCATCCACCTTCCTGATCGTCGGGGTCGTGTGCGCGGGCATCCTGACCGCGTGCGCCTCCGCCCCCTCCGACGATCGACACTCCCTGCCCGACACCGCGCCCGACTGGGCGAAATCCGCGGCGGCGAGCAGCGACACCGCAGCCCCCAACGGCACGACCTCGGCCGTCGTGCTCTTCACCGAGAACGCCGACGCCGCATCCATCTCGGCCGCCCGCACCTGGCTCATCACGGCCGGGCTCGACCTCGGCAAGCAGCACGACAGCGTGCACAGCCAGTCGATCAGCGGCTCCTACGACGACTTCGCCCGCGCCTTCTCGACGACCTTCGCGACCACAGACATCCACGGCCGCACGGCCGTCGTGCCCACCACCGATCTGTCGGTGCCCGCCGACCTGACGGCCATCGAGACCGTCGCCGGCCTCGTCAGCACGGATGCGATGCAGCCCACACTCGTGGACTCGTCTGCGACATCGGCCAGCGCCACCGAAACCGCGCACGCCACCGCAACCACCGCCGCCGCGCCGGCCACCGCGCCGACCACCGCGCCGACCGCTCCCACCACCTCCCCCATCACCAGCGACGACTGCGCCGCCTACTGGGGCCAGACGCTCAGCTCTGAGTGGCCGGCATCGGTCTCGGTCGAGCACCGCTCCAACGCGCTGTGCGGCTACGGCCCGCAGCAGTTGCGCGCCATCCACCAGCTGCCCGCCGACGCCACGGGCACCGGCGCGACCATCGCGATCGTGGGCGTCTTCGACGACGCGACCGTCGAGGCCAACACCGACGCCTACTTCAGCAAGGCGGGAGCGCAGCCCCTGCGCGACGGGCAGTACACGCACCACGCTCCGGCGAACCCCGACAACACCCGCTGCGGCGGCCCCAGCTCGTGGACCGTCGAGCAGCACCTCGACGTGCAGGCCGTTCACGCCATGGCACCGGATGCGAACATCGTCTACTGGGGAAGCGACACCTGCGACGCCCAGTCGCTCTACCTGCGCCTGCTCGACGCGGTCGAGAACGGCACGCCGGAGAACGGCACACCCGACGTGATCTCGCTCTCGTTCGGCGCCCCCGAAGAGCTGGACACCGCCGCCGACCGCACCCTGCTCACGCGCGTGCTCGTCGAAGGCGCCTCGCGCGGCATCTCGATCTTCGCCTCGACCGGAAACGACGGCGACTACAGCCAGGCCGGCGACCACCAAGACGGCACCGAGGTGGCCTCGCCCGCCTCGAGCCCCTACGTCACCGCGGTCGGCGGAATGAGTATCGGCCTGAACGCTGACAACAGCGTGGCCGTGGAGGCTGGCTGGGAGACCCAGACCCGCTTCGCCCGCAACGGCGCCATCGTTCCGCCCGGCTTCATCTACGGCGCCGGCGGAGGAGAGTCGGCCTACTACGACCGCCCCTCGTGGCAGCGCGACACCATCGCGCAGCCCGGCACCAAACGACTGCTGCCGGATGTCGCGTCGCTGTCTGACCCCAACACCGGCTTCATCGTGAACGCGCCCTCGAACGGCGTCGTGAGTGCGGAGCCGCACGGCGGCACGAGCCTCGCCACCCCGATGGTCGCCTCGATGGTCGCCATCGCCAAGGTGCGCAGCGGCAGTCACGTCGGCCTCGCCACTCCCTCGCTCTACGCACTCAGCGGCTCGACCGCCATCACCGACGTGCAGCCCGCGTCGGCCGCCACGTGGTTCCGCCGCGCACCGTCGACCGGAGCCCTCTGGCTCGAGACCCTCTACCTGTGGGACACCAAGCCGCAATCCCTGCAGTCCGGCCCCGGCTGGGACCGAGTCACCGGACTCGGCATTCCCCGCGGCACCGCTTTTCTCGACCAGTTCGGAGCACAGAAATGA
- a CDS encoding MFS transporter, with amino-acid sequence MTTEQHVERRRAVGSLSALLAAHAISQTGNVISAFAIPFYVLSLGGSGVEVGIAAFFSTVPVVVGGALGGVVVDRVGHRRAAIVADLISGGTVLAIPVIALTVGLPFWALLVLVFAGGLLDTPGQTARRVMLPQLTERAGIRLERSVGLLDGSERLSKMIGASIAGLLVALMGPIAALFVNAATFGVSALLTWLFVASGPSPAASSLGDHMPGEADAPPAGSGSGSDYWSDLAAGLRFVTRDPLMRLIVGLVLVTNLMDAARGSTLLPLYANDRLGGAAALGVLVAVMGGCALLGNIAFGFVAHRVRRRVTFAACFALAGGPTSAAFAVGAPLPVLIAATALGGLAAGALNPIIGTVELERVPEHMRGRVFGMVNAGAWAGVPFGALLGGIAADTIGLSWTFGIIAVVYTVVTLTPLLGGAWRLMERAAAPSAAASG; translated from the coding sequence GTGACAACCGAACAACACGTCGAGAGGCGCCGCGCCGTCGGCTCGCTCTCGGCCCTGCTCGCCGCGCACGCCATCTCGCAGACGGGCAACGTGATCTCGGCGTTCGCGATTCCGTTCTATGTGCTCAGCCTGGGCGGGTCAGGGGTCGAGGTGGGGATCGCGGCGTTCTTCTCCACGGTGCCCGTCGTCGTCGGGGGCGCCCTGGGCGGAGTGGTGGTGGACCGGGTCGGGCATCGGCGCGCGGCCATCGTCGCCGATCTGATCAGCGGGGGCACTGTGCTGGCCATCCCGGTGATCGCCCTCACGGTCGGCCTGCCGTTCTGGGCGCTGCTCGTTCTCGTCTTCGCGGGCGGCCTGCTCGACACCCCCGGCCAGACGGCCCGGCGCGTGATGCTGCCGCAACTCACCGAGCGGGCCGGCATCCGGCTGGAACGCAGCGTCGGACTGCTCGACGGCTCGGAGCGCCTCTCGAAGATGATCGGAGCCTCGATCGCGGGCCTGCTCGTCGCGCTGATGGGCCCGATCGCCGCCCTCTTCGTGAACGCTGCGACGTTCGGCGTCTCGGCACTGCTCACCTGGCTCTTCGTGGCGTCCGGGCCTTCGCCTGCCGCGTCGTCGCTCGGTGATCACATGCCAGGGGAAGCGGATGCGCCGCCGGCCGGCTCGGGCTCCGGCTCCGACTACTGGAGCGACCTGGCCGCGGGGCTGCGCTTCGTCACGCGTGACCCGCTGATGCGGCTGATCGTCGGCCTCGTGCTGGTCACCAACCTCATGGATGCCGCGCGAGGCTCGACCCTGCTGCCCCTGTACGCGAACGACCGGCTGGGCGGCGCGGCGGCCCTCGGCGTGCTCGTCGCCGTGATGGGCGGATGCGCGCTGCTCGGCAACATCGCCTTCGGGTTCGTGGCGCATCGCGTTCGGCGCCGGGTCACCTTTGCGGCGTGCTTCGCGCTGGCGGGCGGTCCGACGAGCGCCGCCTTCGCGGTCGGGGCTCCCCTGCCGGTGCTCATCGCGGCGACGGCTTTGGGAGGGCTCGCCGCGGGGGCGCTCAATCCGATCATTGGGACTGTCGAGCTGGAGCGTGTTCCCGAGCACATGCGCGGGCGGGTGTTCGGGATGGTCAACGCGGGGGCGTGGGCTGGTGTACCGTTCGGGGCGTTGCTCGGAGGGATCGCGGCCGACACGATCGGGCTGTCCTGGACGTTCGGGATCATTGCCGTCGTTTATACGGTGGTGACGCTGACGCCGCTCTTGGGCGGGGCTTGGCGTTTGATGGAGCGGGCGGCGGCGCCGTCCGCCGCGGCATCCGGCTGA
- a CDS encoding TetR family transcriptional regulator, with protein MAWDTEGTRRRLRDAALVEFAARGFDGTTVGAIAERAGVNKERLYSYFGDKKAIWELVLATELERLASAVGVSGAGLDDVGEFAGATFDYHADHPELGRLLQWEGLQGGPAADVVGRTTHYREKVARFADAQRNGLLDDGLDPAHLVFAMIALAAWWQTVPQLAEMITGAPHDDRAERARRREFVVEAARRLAGVR; from the coding sequence ATGGCATGGGATACCGAGGGCACGCGGCGTCGGCTGCGCGACGCCGCGCTGGTGGAGTTCGCGGCTCGGGGCTTCGACGGCACGACCGTGGGTGCCATCGCCGAGAGGGCCGGAGTGAACAAAGAGCGGCTCTACAGCTACTTCGGCGACAAGAAGGCGATCTGGGAGCTCGTTCTCGCGACCGAGCTCGAGCGCCTCGCGTCTGCGGTCGGCGTCTCGGGTGCCGGCCTGGATGACGTGGGCGAATTCGCCGGCGCCACCTTCGACTACCACGCAGATCACCCCGAGTTGGGTCGCCTGCTGCAGTGGGAGGGGCTGCAGGGTGGGCCGGCTGCCGACGTCGTCGGGCGCACCACGCACTATCGCGAGAAGGTGGCGCGTTTCGCCGACGCCCAGCGAAACGGGCTGCTCGACGACGGCCTCGATCCCGCCCATCTCGTCTTTGCCATGATCGCGCTGGCCGCCTGGTGGCAGACGGTGCCGCAGCTGGCCGAGATGATTACGGGAGCCCCGCACGACGACAGGGCGGAGCGAGCCCGTCGACGCGAGTTCGTCGTCGAGGCCGCTCGCCGCCTCGCAGGCGTTCGCTGA
- a CDS encoding MFS transporter has translation MTTDARSTTQAGAPNAAQAATPNEAPRTPPPSTRPSSPIPTALLLAAVGFVTLLTEVLPAGVLPAMAADLGVSESLAGQSVAVFALGCIVAAIPLSRAFARLDRRTVVLLALTVSALANAATAVAPDLASHLATRFVAGLVAGLVWAMLPGYTRGFTRPERFGSTLGIVLSGATLGFALGVPAGTVLGEHLGWRAVFAIVAGVTALFGVVALVVAPRVPGVVPGRSVRMSAALRIPAVVTILIALAACIIGQNIAYTYLAPVIAFRGTPLPLGVILAVFGVASVVGTLGAGRLANVRLGTTILSAALLGTAGLAVVAANPPVWALLIAAAVWGLAFGAYSVLFQIAIARAAGDAADAAQSALVTMWNISITLGGAAGGLILGSWGAPLLLPTAAAVTVLAIPLCIVIARAVRRS, from the coding sequence ATGACCACCGATGCACGCAGCACAACCCAGGCCGGCGCGCCGAACGCCGCACAGGCCGCAACCCCGAACGAGGCTCCGCGCACCCCACCGCCCTCGACCCGACCCAGCTCTCCCATCCCCACTGCCCTGCTCCTCGCCGCCGTCGGATTCGTCACCCTCCTCACCGAGGTGCTGCCGGCGGGCGTCCTCCCGGCGATGGCCGCCGATCTCGGCGTCTCGGAGTCGCTCGCCGGCCAGAGCGTTGCGGTCTTCGCGCTCGGCTGCATCGTCGCCGCTATTCCGCTCAGCCGCGCGTTCGCACGACTCGACCGCCGCACTGTCGTGCTGCTCGCCCTGACCGTCTCGGCGCTCGCAAACGCCGCAACCGCCGTCGCTCCCGACCTCGCCTCCCACCTCGCGACCCGGTTCGTTGCGGGACTCGTGGCTGGCCTGGTCTGGGCGATGCTACCCGGATACACGCGCGGCTTCACGAGGCCCGAACGGTTCGGTTCGACCCTGGGCATCGTGCTGTCGGGCGCGACCCTCGGCTTCGCCCTCGGAGTCCCGGCCGGCACGGTTCTGGGTGAACACCTCGGCTGGCGGGCGGTGTTCGCGATCGTCGCGGGGGTGACGGCGCTGTTCGGCGTCGTCGCGCTCGTCGTAGCTCCGCGCGTGCCCGGAGTCGTGCCCGGACGGTCGGTCAGAATGAGCGCAGCCCTGAGGATCCCAGCCGTGGTGACGATCCTCATCGCCCTCGCCGCCTGCATCATCGGCCAGAACATCGCGTACACCTACCTCGCACCGGTGATCGCGTTCCGCGGCACTCCACTTCCGCTAGGGGTGATCCTCGCGGTCTTCGGTGTTGCCTCGGTCGTGGGCACGCTCGGCGCCGGGCGGCTCGCGAATGTTCGGCTCGGCACGACCATCCTGTCGGCCGCACTGCTCGGAACCGCCGGCCTCGCGGTCGTCGCGGCCAACCCGCCGGTCTGGGCCCTCCTCATCGCCGCAGCGGTCTGGGGCCTGGCCTTCGGCGCCTACTCGGTGCTGTTCCAGATCGCGATCGCCCGGGCCGCCGGCGACGCCGCGGATGCCGCGCAATCCGCGCTCGTCACCATGTGGAACATCTCGATCACGCTCGGAGGAGCGGCCGGCGGCCTCATCCTCGGCTCGTGGGGTGCGCCGCTACTGCTCCCGACCGCTGCCGCCGTGACCGTGCTCGCCATCCCGCTGTGCATCGTCATCGCCCGCGCGGTACGCCGCAGCTGA